In the Halorubrum ruber genome, CAACTGCGCGGACGCGACGTACAACCTCGACGCCGACGACCCCGACCAGCGCTGCTGGCACGCCATCGCGGTCGACGTCGCGGACGCGCTCGACGCCGTCGACCACCACGACATGTGGTACTCCGAGGTCAGAGAGTTCCTTTGAGGGCGCCTCGGTCCGCCCCCCGCGGTCCTCGCGCTCGCTGACCGTATCGAATCAGCCGCCGCTGAGCCGCGTGAACCGGTCGTTTTCACGAATTTCGGCCTGAGAGTCGAAAACGTTTACAACGGCGGCCGGTCTCCCCTACGGTATGGCGGACTGTCCACTCGCCGACGACTGCCCCAGCTTCGACGAACGGATTCAGGGGATGGGGTGTCAACACTACGGCAACAAGGGCGGCGCGGAGTGGTGTAACCACTACGACATGCCGATCTACGAGCTGAAACAGCAGCCGGTCCAGCCCGGCGAGGCGGTCGTCGTCGAGGTCGACGACATCCACGAGAGCGGTGCCGGCGTCGGCCGCACCGACGACGGGTTCATCGTCCTCGTCGACGGGCTGCTCCCGCCGGCGCGCGCCGAGGTCAAGATCCACCGCGTGAAGTCCAGTCACGCGACGGCGGAGGAAGTGATCGAGCGCCTCCCCGACGACCCGGAAGCGGAGGAGGGAGACGACGCCGAGGCCGCGGACGGCGACGAGCGGGACGACGAGGACGCGGACGACGAGCGCACTCGCCGCGACCGCACGGACCGCGAACGGCTCGGCAGCCGCGAGAACTTCTGGGGCAAGTGACGGCGTCCCGGGGGAGCCCCGCCCCACGGACAGTCCGGACGCCGTCGATTTCTCGGGCGGCCCGCGCCCGATATTTTCACTCGCGCCCGCCGCGCGAAACCGCCGTTTTTTGAGCGACCGGCCCGTCGGTGACCACATGGCCGCAGACGACGGGCGACCCGACCCCGCCGACGTCGACGCCGACTCGATTCTGGAACGGGCCGGCTTCGACGCCGACGAGAGCGTGCTCACCCGCCGGCAGGCGGAGGTGCTGGCGCTCCGCGAGCGCGGGCTCCGGCAGTCGGACATTGCCGACCGGCTCGGCACCTCGCGCGCGAA is a window encoding:
- a CDS encoding TRAM domain-containing protein translates to MADCPLADDCPSFDERIQGMGCQHYGNKGGAEWCNHYDMPIYELKQQPVQPGEAVVVEVDDIHESGAGVGRTDDGFIVLVDGLLPPARAEVKIHRVKSSHATAEEVIERLPDDPEAEEGDDAEAADGDERDDEDADDERTRRDRTDRERLGSRENFWGK